A segment of the Triticum urartu cultivar G1812 chromosome 1, Tu2.1, whole genome shotgun sequence genome:
AACTAATAATGAATTAGCGATAATTCTGGTTAGTGCATAAAAAGAGTGACGTGCGCCTTCTAACCCATAGTCACGTCTCATTTGCTAATGTCAGACGGAGAACGTATTACGTATGCTAACTGTGCACAAAGATTCAGCGCAAATGTTTTGCATGCCTGCTCTCGTCTCTTAGGGCTGGCTCTTCGTTTAAAGACAATTATGAGGCACTCTATTAATCTCTCTATATGCATCCTTTCTTTTTGGCTTTTTACTCTGAATCATGTGGAGAATAACCTTTTTGTATACATTTTTCGAACCATGACAAGAAAAAACATATGATCAGCGTGTAGACGCCACCACTGGCGCATATACTCTTACTCGTTGCCACGTGGTCGCGAAAGGATCAGCAGTGATAAGATTAGAGCTGGCACCTGAAGACCCAGGGCCGTACGTAGGGTCCTCTTGAATATTCCATGCAGTGATTTGTATATGTACACGTCCACACAAACACTAAAATGCTTGCTTGCCAGTCCTTGTAGTCGATCGTactgcatgcatgcatggtttCAAGCTACCGGTCTGTTATGAGCTAGGTGCAATTAATAAATTCGATCCTCCTAGACATAATGGATCCAATTAACGGAAGACATGATATTCATACAATTAATTAGCTAGAGGTGATGCATGCGCATGAGCTTGGACATAAGCAGCAGCCTTCGTCTAGCCCTCGTCGTCGTCGGAGGTCTTGGAGGCAGCCGCGTCGGAGAGCATCTTCTGGATCCGCTCCATCGTCGCCGCCTCGATGTTCCGCTCCACGCGGTCCCTGTTGTAAGACTCGAAGAACTCCTTGTTCTCCTTCTCCAGCTCTTTCCACACTGCCAGTAAGGTTCATTTTAGTGATCACACCTCTTACATCCTCTGACATATATTCACATGAAATGACAAAAGAAGTACTACTCTAGCTAGCTAGTGCTATAATCTAACCGTCATCAAAGAGTTGTGCATGCATAGGGTAGTCAGCGATGAATTAAGTCAATTGAGCTGAAGCGCTGCTATAGCATATAGATATTTCCTTTTATGTGTCTAAATACGATAGCGTCATAGCATGAAGATCTAATTAGGCAGGACGTATATATATGCTTTGCCCAAATGGCTGGGGCACCACCTCCTTTGTCTTAAAATACACCCCATACTATATGCTTTCGCGGTACTTGCATGCAGTAAGGAAGATATATATACCAGTGGCAGTGACGACCGGGTTGATCTTGGCATGCTTCTCCAGGGCCTCCATGCACCCCTCCTTGTTGAGGTTGAAGCAAATGCACTTCTCTATCAGATGGTGTACCTGGAATCAATCAATTATTGGCAACCCACAAAGATTCCATCATCTATATATATTGTTTGAAAGACACACGCGCGGACACCTCTGATCTACCCGCGCTTACAGCAGAAATTCAAACGCTAGCTGTACATACCATTCTGATGTAGGAAGCCGAGGATGAGGAGTCGCCCATGGTGGATGAACTTGGAAGGTAGGTGCCGTGCTGACGCCAAGTAGAACCAACGGGATAGAGTGGTAGCTGTGGGCGCAACGAAGGCTGGCGATGAGGTAGAAATAGGGGAGGCGGGGGAGGGGGACGTGGAAGGGTTGGCACGTGGGCGCCGCCTCCCCATTGGCGGAGAGGTGGACGGGCAGATTTTTCCGGGCCCGCGCCTCGCTCTCGCCGGCTCTTCTGTGGCTGGAGAGTGTGGGCGAATGGCGCCGATCGGCCGGGCGACCCCGGCCGGCTATGGCGCTGAAACTTCACCGTTTCCTCCTTGGCTTCTAGCCTGCAGCTCCTGTGCTCGTGGTCTTTTTACTTGGGTAGAAATTAACGGCTGGTATGTCATTTCTTCCTCTCCTTTTATCT
Coding sequences within it:
- the LOC125535926 gene encoding uncharacterized protein LOC125535926 — translated: MGDSSSSASYIRMVHHLIEKCICFNLNKEGCMEALEKHAKINPVVTATVWKELEKENKEFFESYNRDRVERNIEAATMERIQKMLSDAAASKTSDDDEG